Proteins from one Pygocentrus nattereri isolate fPygNat1 chromosome 16, fPygNat1.pri, whole genome shotgun sequence genomic window:
- the htr3b gene encoding 5-hydroxytryptamine receptor 3B, whose translation MSSVLLLWLLLSVICQAYSVPEKPKRSILNQLTRTLLRRYDCGVRPVLNWTSPTLVYIDIIIQSVLDVDGQTQKVTTSIWYRQIWKDEFLVWDPEEFDGITEISLSSDAIWVPDVIISEFVDEGKSPVIPYVYVNSSGIVKNYKPIQVVSACDLEIYAFPFDKQNCTLTFRSWLHSVSEVDLALWRSAEVIANDTREFMNDGEWELLSIPSLYWKMNLADRDYAHIQFNLLIRRRPLLYVVSVLIPSIFLMVVDVTSFYLPPNSGTRITFKTSILLGYTVFRVNLMDEIPATAIKTPLIGVFFAVCMALLVLSLAKSIFVVKLLHHNEKEVKEMSISACLLDKYGSTEQTFSESLFTSVRTLDDLDQSGGYEFDLSPEADLLSLTEAQDGIPQLEKVLQEVVSLKLYLQEEENEGTAQADWLALCYKVDKFLFRIYLLILLIYSSTLLFLWSSWSSG comes from the exons ATGTCTTCTGTCCTCCTGTTATGGCTCCTGCTGTCAG TAATTTGTCAGGCTTATTCAGTACCAGAGAAGCCAAAGAGATCCATACTAAACCAGCTGACCCGCACGCTGCTGCGCAGGTATGACTGTGGAGTCCGGCCCGTCCTCAATTGGACCAGTCCTACTCTCGTCTACATCGACATCATCATCCAGTCTGTATTAGACGTG GATGGACAGACTCAGAAAGTGACCACAAGTATTTGGTATCGGCAA ATATGGAAAGATGAGTTTCTTGTGTGGGATCCAGAGGAATTTGATGGAATCACAGAAATATCGCTGTCCTCTGATGCCATCTGGGTGCCTGACGTCATCATCAGTGAATT CGTGGATGAGGGCAAGTCTCCTGTCATCCCATATGTATATGTCAACTCCTCTGGGATAGTGAAGAATTACAAACCCATCCAGGTGGTCTCGGCCTGCGACTTGGAGATTTATGCCTTTCCCTTTGACAAACAGAACTGCACTCTGACCTTTCGCAGCTGGCTCCACTCGG TGAGTGAGGTTGACCTGGCTTTATGGAGGAGTGCTGAGGTTATTGCCAATGACACCAGAGAGTTCATGAATGATGGTGAATGGGAGCTGCTTTCCATTCCCTCTCTTTACTGGAAGATGAATTTGGCTGACAGGGACTATGCTCACATTCAGTTTAAC CTACTGATCCGTCGGCGCCCCCTGCTGTATGTGGTGAGTGTACTCATCCCCAGCATCTTTCTCATGGTCGTGGATGTCACCAGCTTCTACCTTCCACCTAACAGTGGCACTCGCATCACTTTCAAAACCAGCATTCTGCTGGGCTACACCGTGTTCAGGGTTAATCTGATGGATGAGATCCCTGCTACAGCCATCAAAACTCCTCTGATTG GTGTCTTCTTTGCTGTTTGTATGGCGCTGCTGGTGCTCAGTCTGGCCAAGTCCATTTTTGTAGTGAAACTTCTGCATCACAATGAAAAAGAGGTTAAGGAGATGTCAATCTCTGCTTGCTTACTGGACAAGTATGGTTCTACCGAGCAGACCTTCAGTGAAAGTCTATTCACCTCCGTCAGGACCCTGGACGACTTGGATCAATCAGGAG GTTATGAGTTTGATCTGTCCCCTGAGGCAGACCTGCTCTCTCTGACAGAAGCCCAGGATGGCATCCCACAGCTGGAGAAAGTCCTGCAGGAGGTAGTCTCTCTCAAACTCTATCTGCAGGAGGAGGAGAATGAGGGCACAGCTCAGGCAGACTGGCTGGCGCTCTGTTACAAAGTCGACAAGTTCCTCTTCCGCATTTATCTGCTCATTCTGCTGATTTACTCCAGTACTCTTCTGTTTCTGTGGAGCAGCTGGAGCTCAGGGTGA
- the htr3a gene encoding 5-hydroxytryptamine receptor 3A, whose product MQPLTLWTALSVCMHGAVRACSVKKLGSNTGRFANVTLVRLSEFLSAGYKKGVRPVKDWRDSTMVAIDLMVYSILNVDEKNQVLTTYVWYRQQWTDEFLVWNPEDFDDVKKISMPTANVWVPDIVINEFVDVGKSPDIPYVYVSNDGLVQNYKPIQVVTACSLNIYNFPFDVQKCSLTFQSWLHTINDINITLMRSPEEVMVDKSVFMNQGEWELLHVLSKYKSFSVDNDDYYAEMKFHVVIRRRPLFYTVNLLLPSIFLMVMDIVGFYLPPDSGERVSFKITLLLGYSVFLIIVSDTLPATAIGTPLIGVYFVVCMALLVISLTETVLIVRLVHKQDLQPHVPQWVKHLVLEKAAVLLCIPNKKFCSLLARDSDLPRYKENNMNTVRCNHHCESSRDMERGLGIGLPVRDSTPPVMDNILHEVSSIRQFLEKREASREIAKEWLQVGYVLDVLLFRVYLLAMLAYSITLGTLWSVWQYA is encoded by the exons ATGCAGCCTTTAACACTGTGGACAGCGCTCAGCGTATGCATGCACGGCGCAGTGAGAGCTTGCTCAG tgAAAAAGCTTGGCAGCAACACAGGACGATTTGCCAATGTCACTTTAGTCCGACTGTCAGAGTTCCTAAGCGCTGGATACAAGAAAGGAGTTCGACCAGTGAAAGACTGGCGGGATTCGACAATGGTGGCCATTGATTTGATGGTCTATTCTATTCTGAATGTG GACGAGAAGAACCAAGTTTTGACAACATACGTGTGGTACAGACAG CAATGGACAGATGAATTCCTTGTGTGGAATCCAGAAGATTTTGATGATGTCAAAAAGATCTCCATGCCGACTGCAAATGTCTGGGTACCTGATATTGTCATCAACGAGTT TGTGGATGTGGGAAAGTCTCCAGATATCCCATATGTGTATGTGAGCAATGATGGGCTAGTGCAGAACTATAAGCCCATCCAAGTGGTGACCGCCTGCTCCCTCAACATCTACAATTTTCCCTTCGATGTTCAGAAATGCAGCCTTACTTTCCAGAGCTGGTTGCACACTA TTAATGACATCAACATCACACTAATGAGGAGCCCGGAGGAAGTGATGGTGGATAAGTCTGTGTTCATGAACCAGGGCGAGTGGGAGCTGCTGCACGTCCTCTCCAAATATAAGTCCTTCAGCGTGGACAATGACGACTACTACGCCGAGATGAAATTCCAT GTGGTGATTCGCCGCAGACCTCTGTTCTACACCGTCAATCTGCTCCTGCCCAGCATCTTCCTGATGGTGATGGACATAGTGGGTTTCTACCTGCCTCCAGACAGTGGAGAGAGAGTATCCTTCAAGATCACCCTGCTGCTGGGCTACTCCGTCTTCCTCATCATTGTCTCCGACACGCTACCCGCTACTGCCATCGGCACTCCTCTCATTG gTGTGTATTTCGTTGTGTGCATGGCCCTGCTGGTGATCAGCCTGACTGAAACAGTGCTGATTGTAAGGCTGGTGCATAAACAGGATCTGCAGCCTCATGTGCCACAGTGGGTGAAGCACCTGGTGCTGGAGAAGGCCGCAGTGCTGCTCTGCATCCCCAATAAGAAGTTCTGCTCCCTACTGGCCCGCGACTCTGACCTGCCACGCTATAAAGAGAACAACATGAACACAG TGCGTTGCAACCACCACTGTGAGAGCTCCAGGGACATGGAGAGGGGGCTGGGTATTGGCCTGCCTGTGCGGGACAGCACGCCTCCAGTTATGGACAACATCCTGCATGAAGTCTCCTCCATTCGGCAGTTCCTGGAGAAGAGGGAGGCAAGCAGAGAGATCGCTAAAGAGTGGCTTCAGGTGGGCTACGTGCTGGATGTGCTGCTATTCAGGGTCTACCTGCTGGCCATGTTGGCCTACAGCATCACCCTGGGCACACTGTGGTCCGTCTGGCAATATGCCTGA